In Betaproteobacteria bacterium, the DNA window GCTGCGCTCATGCGCTTCCAGGCGAAAATGATCCCATCCTGCCTGAGCGGGGCTTTCCGGCAGGATATGCTCGACTGTAGCGGTCATCGCCTCATCACTAATCTCGACGCCGCCAAGTTGGCGTTCGATTTTTGCAAGCAGATAACGTAGGCGCTTTCCCGAAGTACTTCGATTTTCAATCG includes these proteins:
- a CDS encoding DUF1524 domain-containing protein; this translates as MENRSTSGKRLRYLLAKIERQLGGVEISDEAMTATVEHILPESPAQAGWDHFRLEAHERSFERLNTFTERNQMVTEPRTLRLSLKLSIYSHCLTNVQRLWR